GCGAAGAATCTTTAATTTCATTCATCGCTTTGGTCATACGCTCCATAGCACGAACCCCATTTTCAACCAAAGGCTTCGACTCTTGCATGGCCATCTCTGCCTGGCTTGAGTTCTCATCAGTTTGTTTAATCTGAGATGCCATTTCTTCAAGAGAAGAGGTCGTTTCCTGCAGACTCGCCGCTTGTTCACTGGCACTTTCGGCCAACTGCTGGCTAGCACCTGATAGCTGATTTGAAGAAGCGTTAACCTGGTCAGAGCCGCTTTTTAAGCGATCAATAATACTCTTAAGTGCAGTACTAATTGAGCGACCAACAAGAAACCCGAAGATCAATGCACCAATTACCGAAACAATAGCTACTACACTAATAATCCACATAAAGCGACCAACTGTTACCATGGTTTGGTCAGCCAGTTCACGGGCACCATTCTCAGCGGCTTCATTAATTTCAATAGATCGGGATAGCAACTCGGTATATGCTTCATTAGCAGCATTTTCAGACCTAAATAGGTTGTTACTTACCTTCGTAAGTTCAGCTGGATCAGTATTACTATTCAGCGCTAAGGTTGCTTCGCTATAATCTTTCAAATTCTGCTCATAGCCTTCTATGAGTTCTTTAAGGCCAGGCATCTGTTCTTCAAGTACCGGTAAATCATATGCCGATGCATATTCCTCAAATTCATTGTACTCATTGTATATTTTATCGAACCGGGATAACGCAGCCTCCATATAAGCAATGTCATTACTTTTGTTAAACTGAAGGTGCTCGTAACCTGCTTTCCGAATAGCTGTCTCAAAAGCAGCAGCCGTTCCCCACTCATTAAAGTAGACTTCTGAAATAGCGGTCGTATTCTCATTGATTTTACTTAATGAAAAAATCGAGATCGCACCTAGTATCAAGGTTACTATAGCCGCTGAACCTGTCAAAAAAGCAATTCTTTTACTTATTGCCCATTGACTTCCAACAGAATTCCCATTCCCGGGAAATATGTTATTTGCGTAATTTTTTATCTGTGACATTTTATTGTTTCCTTAATTTTTAATTTGATTATGCGCTACGCGGCGGGTTCGTTAGCTTCCAAAACTTCTTCAGGTACATCAAAAAGTACTTTGTGGATATCCACGATCATTTTGACAGACTCTTTTATTTTGCCAATCCCGGCCAGATATTCACTTTTTCCTTTTACTCCAAATGACGGTACTTCTTCAATCTGGTCATCTTTGATGTCAGCTACTTCAGACACCTTATCGACCAGTACACCCATTAAATAATCTTCTTCCTGTACTACTATTACACAGGTCTCATCAGTATCCTCAACCAGAGGTAATTCAAATCGTGAACGCAGATTCATTACAGGCACAATTTTACCTCTCAAATTCAAAACACCCCGTATATAAGCAGGCATTTTAGGGACAGGTGTAATAGGCATAAGCCCTATTATTTCCTGAACTTTCAATATTTCTATAGCGTATTCCTCTTTGCCTAAAAAGAAGCTGAGAAATTTTCCGCCAGCTATCACATGACCGTTCTCTTCGGTCTCTTTTTCTTTAACTAGTGTATCTTCCATTTTGATCTTAGTTTTTGCTTCCTTTTGGGCAGTTAGAATCTTTCTCATGGTAAATCAATTACCATAAAACACAATTGCCAGAAAAGGGCTGTTGTTATTGTTGATACTTACTTATCGGTTGATTGGAATATTTCTTAAGCACTTTTAATCACCATTTTCACAAATTATTGACAGCTGTTTCAATGCGCTTTTATGCAAGTTGGGATAAGGAGATCAGACTTACTGGTGAAGCGTATACTCATATATTCTGAGGCAATAAAAAAAGGCATTACCCTTATCAGAGTAATGCCCTTGGCCATTTATTAGGGATGTTATGTCTTAGTCAAAAGAATTTTTATTCAGTAATCTGAAAGTTTATCGGTAAAGTATAGTACACCTTAACCGCTTTTCCATTGAGTTTTCCAGGGGAAAATTTCACTTTTTTGAGGCCCTTCACAGCTGCATCTCCACAGCCCGCACCAATATCTTTTATAATTTTAGGGTCTTTTATTTCCCCATTTTCATCTACAACAAATTTTATAAACACCCTGCCTTGTACTTTGGCCGACATAGCGCCCCGAGGGTAATCAATGTGTTTATAAATTTCCTGTACACCACCTTCAATTTCCGGCATCTCATCTACTATATCATATATAATTGTTGAATCTGCTGTAACCATTATATTCTCACCGTTAGCTAATGCCTGAGTGAAAGAAAGAGCTACAAATACGATAGCTACATATAGAATTTGAATTGTCTTATTGATCATTGGAATTTCCTGTTTTTTTATTCTACTTGTGGTAACCCGAGCACATTCAGGCCGATTTGATAATATTATCGGCGGCTTTTCTTTTTTCTTAACCAAGAATTATAATTTGTTAAGAAAATCTTCCAGTCCAACTAAAAACAGTACTCTTTCCGATCACTTATTCCATAAGAAAAGCAGTGTGCGATATCACACACTGCTTTTTGTGAATAAATGATTGCTTTAGAAATCACTAAAGTCATCATCATGATAGGCAAAGCCATTCACTGCTTCTGGCTGATGACCATTTTGCTTCGGTTTTACTTTTGGTGCTGAGTGACTATGGCCATTTCCGTTATAAGACGGTTTCTCCAAATTATTCTTTTTCATACCCCAGGAAACTTGACTACTAATTTCCTTGAGTATTTCACTTCCATATGAGGAATCCGATTGACTCCCGCCAACCATCTCTACCAGCTCGTTCACAATATACTTTAATTCGCCGGCTTGTGAAGAAAGCTCCTCAGCTGCACTGGCGGATTCTTCAGAAGAGGATGCATTTGTCTGAACTACATTGTCCATTTCAGTCATCACCGAACTCATCTGCTGGATACCTACAGCCTGTTCCTTCGATGCAGCTGAAATTTCTACTATCAACGTACTTACATTATTAATGCTTTCTTCGATGCGCTCAAGGTTTTCCGATACTTCTGCTGAAACCTGATTTCCGCGATCAGAACTGACTTGTGACTTTTGAATAAGTTCAGAGGTATTTTGGGCAGCTTCGGCACTCCGTTGTGCCAGTTTTCGAACTTCCTCGGCAACTACTGCAAATCCTTTACCGGCTTCCCCGGCTCGGGCTGCCTCCACGGCCGCGTTCAAAGCCAACAGGTTTGTCTGGAAGGCAATATCATCAATCGTTTTAATAATCTTAGACGTCTCTTTAGATGATTCGCTGATTTCCTTCATCGCTTTGGTCATCCGTTTCATGGCGTCTACTCCATTTTCAACTAAAGGCTTAGATTCGTCCATCGCCACTTCTACCTCAGCAGAATTTTCGGCATTTAATTTTATTTGGGAGGACATTTCCTCAAGAGAAGAGGTTGTTTCCTGAACACTCGCTGCCTGCTCACTGGCACTTTCAGCAAGTTCCTGACTTGCTCCGGATAGCTGTACCGAAGAAGCATTTACTTGTTCAGAACCACTGTTTAACCGCTGGATGATGTTTTGGAGAGATTTATTGATTGAGCGAGTCATAAAATAACTCAACAAACCAGCGATAATAACTCCTAAAACCAAGCCGATAATACTCAACATACTTATAGTGTTATTCTCAGCTATTGCTTCCTCAACTTCCGTATCGGCAATTCTCTTATTAAGGTCTACTAACCCTTGTAGCTGTTCTTTTGCAACCCGGTACGACTCCAGGTTATGGTTCAAAAACTGAGTTCGTAAACTTGCTAATATACGTTCATGTTCGCCAGCGTCTGCCTGAAGGTATTGTTTAGACAGCACCATGTACTGATCTTGATCTTCAATCCATTCCTCATAGGAACGCAAAAAACTCTTCCAGTCAATAGCTTCTTGTTCCGTTTGTGGTAATGGTTCGTATACACCTTTAGCTTCACGAAGCAGTTTCCAATAATTGTCAACACTTTCAACCGCTTCTTTTCGATCCTGGACTGACAATGCTTCATTTTGAAGAGCCTCTTCTTTACTTCTAATTTCAGCCATCGCTAAGTTCATATCCTGTAAAGCCTGGATACTTGGAAGTCTCACAATACCTATTGCGTTAATTGACTTCTGATTTGAAATTGCTCCAAATTCTGCCAATGCTCCAAGTATTAACGCTATGAGTGTTATACTTGTAAAAGCTGTAGTAAGCTTTTTACCAATGGTCCATTTTTTATTATTTCCGTTTACAGGAGGCTGATTCATTGTCTTCATAGTCTCACCTATTTGCAAGTTTGTTTATCACTCAGTGAATCAATAATTCGGCATAAAACAGAAGCTGATTTTGAAACCCTTATGACAGTTAGTAGTAGTGTATTTTTATGTGATTATTTAAGACAAGCTTTAATCTATTAATCTAATACTGATATTAGATTTTAGGCTAAAAAAAAACCCGCCTTGGTGTAGACAGGTTATCGGAAAAAAGAAGTGAAAAGTTAAGCGATTTTTTAAATAAAAATAAAAAAAACAATTACTTAAAATTCACACAATCTTCACATTGAAGCTGGTGGCATTACCTTAATGGGCTACAGCAAGCACCGACAATATTTTCTCCCTCAGTACTTCAGGGGTAAACGGTTTATGAACAAAACCGGCATACTGTTGGTCAATAATTTTTATTCGCTCATTGTTACTTTCGGTGGATACAATAAGTACAGGCATATCCATAGTGATTGGATTTTTTCGGATATGATCGAGCATTTCCATTCCGTCCATAACCGGCATGTTCACATCTATAAAAAGCAGGTCAAGCCAGTTATCTTCTACAACTTCGAGCCCCTCTTTACCATTGCTCGCTTCATGAACTTCACCAATTTCGACACCGGTATTCATGATGGTTTTTTTGATCATGCTGCGCATTACAGCGCTGTCATCTACAATAAGAATATTAATAGCCATTGTAAGTCCCTCAGGAAATGGGTTGTGTTATTTTTTGTTTCATATGACGAATGATGGAGTTTGAAATACTCTGCAATGGAAGTATATCTTCAGCCGCTCCCAGTTTCGCTGCTTCTTTGGGCATTCCATAAACTACAGAGGTCGCTTCATCCTGTGCTATTGTGTATGAACCTTCTTCACGCATTGCGAGCATGCCTTTTGCTCCATCGGCTCCCATGCCCGTTAATATTACACCCATGGCATTCAACCCGGCTGCTCGTGCTACAGAATTGAACATAACATCGACACTTGGACGCTGATGATGAACGGGTGGGCCTTGCTTAATTCGGGTATAATATTTGGCCCCACTTTTTTCAACCAGCAAGTGATAGTTTCCGGGAGCTATTAAAGCCTGTCCTGATTGAATCAAGTCTCCGTCTTCAGCTTCTCTAACCCTCAATCGACAAATGGTATTCAACCTTTCTGCAAAACTTTTGGTGAACACCGGTGGCATATGCTGTACAATCACAATGCCAGGCAGGTTTTCAGGCAGCTCTGTTAATACAGCTTCCAGTGCACGTGTTCCTCCTGTCGAGGCTCCTATTGCAATAAGTTTGTTGGTGGTATGAAGAAGACCATTTCGTTGTTTATGGGCTCCTTTTGTCTCTTTAGAAGCCGATAAATTAACGGGTTTATATTCATGGTTTTTGAAGGAAGCCACCGATGCAGTACGAACCGCCTTCACAATATCTTCTGATATATTTTGAGTGGAATATGCTGAACCCGGTTTACAGATTACATCTACTGCTCCTAATGTTAAAGCATTAAGTGCATTCGTACTGTTCTTTGGCGTTAGTGAACTTACCACAACCACAGGCATTGGAAAATGCTTCATTAACTTAGATAGAAATGAAAGTCCATCCATCCTGGGCATTTCGAGATCTAAAGTGAGTACATCGGGCTTTAATTGTATAATTTTTTCTCTGGCAATGTATGGGTCCATGGCTGTACCAACCACTTCAATATCTTTCTGCTTGTTGAGTTCTTCCGTCAACAGTTTTCGAACCAGGGCTGAATCATCAACAATCAATACTTTAATCATGATGCTTCCTCAGGATCATAATAAATAGAAATGTCTGCAACACCTTCATCCAGGAGTACCTGCAACTTTTCGTGACGCATGTTCTTGAATGTGGACTCCAGATCTTCATCTTTACTGGCCATCCGGGGCGGACGTATGTAGCAGATGTTATTA
The window above is part of the Balneola sp. genome. Proteins encoded here:
- a CDS encoding chemotaxis protein CheW, producing MEDTLVKEKETEENGHVIAGGKFLSFFLGKEEYAIEILKVQEIIGLMPITPVPKMPAYIRGVLNLRGKIVPVMNLRSRFELPLVEDTDETCVIVVQEEDYLMGVLVDKVSEVADIKDDQIEEVPSFGVKGKSEYLAGIGKIKESVKMIVDIHKVLFDVPEEVLEANEPAA
- a CDS encoding two-component system response regulator codes for the protein MAINILIVDDSAVMRSMIKKTIMNTGVEIGEVHEASNGKEGLEVVEDNWLDLLFIDVNMPVMDGMEMLDHIRKNPITMDMPVLIVSTESNNERIKIIDQQYAGFVHKPFTPEVLREKILSVLAVAH
- a CDS encoding chemotaxis response regulator protein-glutamate methylesterase — encoded protein: MIKVLIVDDSALVRKLLTEELNKQKDIEVVGTAMDPYIAREKIIQLKPDVLTLDLEMPRMDGLSFLSKLMKHFPMPVVVVSSLTPKNSTNALNALTLGAVDVICKPGSAYSTQNISEDIVKAVRTASVASFKNHEYKPVNLSASKETKGAHKQRNGLLHTTNKLIAIGASTGGTRALEAVLTELPENLPGIVIVQHMPPVFTKSFAERLNTICRLRVREAEDGDLIQSGQALIAPGNYHLLVEKSGAKYYTRIKQGPPVHHQRPSVDVMFNSVARAAGLNAMGVILTGMGADGAKGMLAMREEGSYTIAQDEATSVVYGMPKEAAKLGAAEDILPLQSISNSIIRHMKQKITQPIS